A region from the Streptomyces sp. 3214.6 genome encodes:
- a CDS encoding winged helix-turn-helix domain-containing protein, with translation MYCADVEPENASVTARRGAERPQRSHREVADELRTRIRTGVLRPGQRMPTQAKLADEFGVERGAVRQALRILQSEQLLTNVSKGSPATVAVRPGALVPAVGSGAAPQPAMVGLPPRITEAFAAEHVRVDALCLTAVSLTAALGEPLRQIHAGRLKPAKIDVRVLLPSRDIDLAFPVPLDTSATGRLQRRWLAHRNAQGQVLRHNLLTLRSTHGIDVHVTFRALPFTPPVKLYLLNGTEALFAYYTVELGEQTIDQEHLEMYDAEGTRSVLFAFEQGAGPRDTTFVEQSRLWFNALWETISSELVLTS, from the coding sequence TTGTACTGTGCGGACGTGGAGCCGGAAAATGCCTCCGTCACTGCACGGAGGGGGGCGGAGCGGCCGCAGCGGTCACACCGCGAGGTGGCCGACGAGCTGCGCACCCGGATCAGAACCGGGGTGCTGCGGCCGGGCCAGCGCATGCCCACCCAGGCCAAGTTGGCGGACGAGTTCGGCGTCGAGCGGGGTGCCGTACGCCAGGCGCTTCGCATTCTGCAGTCCGAGCAGCTTCTCACCAACGTCTCGAAGGGAAGTCCGGCGACGGTAGCCGTGCGGCCCGGCGCGCTCGTCCCCGCGGTCGGTTCCGGGGCCGCGCCGCAGCCCGCGATGGTCGGGCTTCCGCCCCGTATCACCGAGGCCTTCGCGGCCGAGCACGTCAGGGTCGACGCTCTGTGCCTGACAGCGGTCTCGCTGACCGCCGCGCTCGGCGAACCCCTGCGTCAGATCCACGCGGGGCGACTGAAACCGGCCAAGATCGACGTCCGTGTCCTGCTGCCGTCCCGGGACATCGACCTCGCCTTCCCGGTACCGCTGGACACCTCGGCCACCGGGCGGCTGCAACGCCGCTGGCTGGCCCATCGCAACGCCCAGGGTCAGGTGTTGCGGCACAACCTGCTCACCCTGCGCTCCACGCACGGCATCGACGTGCACGTCACCTTCCGCGCACTGCCGTTCACCCCGCCCGTCAAGCTGTACCTCCTCAACGGGACGGAAGCGCTGTTCGCCTACTACACGGTGGAGCTGGGCGAGCAGACGATCGACCAGGAGCACCTGGAGATGTACGACGCCGAGGGCACGCGGTCGGTGCTGTTCGCCTTTGAACAGGGAGCCGGACCGCGTGACACGACGTTCGTGGAACAGTCCCGCCTGTGGTTCAACGCGCTGTGGGAGACGATCAGTTCGGAGCTGGTACTCACGAGCTGA
- a CDS encoding GntR family transcriptional regulator, which translates to MVVTQENVAVNGSRSVTPQQIANALRERIRAGELKAGDRLPTQAELADEFGVERGAVRQALRELQNDGLLSNVSKGSPPRVAQPSAPGRDEPQPTMVSLAPRITEAFSAPHVRIDAACLTAESLIPALSEPLRLIHGGVIHPERIDVRILLPSRDITLAFPVPVDGRGDDDPVHQRWLAMRNAQGHVLRHNLQTLRSHGIDVDIKFRALPFTPPVKLYLLNGTEALIAYYRVTRREESTDSGTLEMYDVLGTESLLFSFDTTAGPRDAAFVEESQKWFDALWETITTDLTLS; encoded by the coding sequence TTGGTCGTGACTCAGGAGAACGTGGCAGTGAACGGCAGTAGAAGCGTCACGCCCCAGCAGATCGCCAACGCCCTGCGCGAACGCATCCGCGCCGGGGAGCTCAAGGCCGGTGACCGCCTGCCCACCCAGGCCGAGCTCGCCGACGAGTTCGGCGTGGAACGCGGCGCCGTGCGCCAGGCCCTGCGCGAACTGCAGAACGACGGGCTCCTCAGCAACGTGAGCAAGGGCAGCCCGCCCCGGGTCGCGCAACCGTCCGCCCCGGGGCGCGACGAGCCCCAGCCCACGATGGTCAGCCTGGCCCCGCGCATCACCGAGGCCTTCTCCGCCCCGCACGTCCGTATCGACGCGGCGTGTCTGACCGCCGAAAGCCTGATTCCCGCCCTCAGCGAGCCCCTGCGGCTGATCCACGGGGGCGTGATCCATCCGGAGCGCATCGACGTCCGCATCCTGCTGCCGTCCCGGGACATCACACTCGCCTTCCCGGTCCCGGTCGACGGCCGCGGCGACGACGACCCCGTCCACCAGCGCTGGCTCGCCATGCGCAACGCCCAGGGGCATGTGCTGCGCCACAACCTCCAGACCCTGCGCTCCCACGGCATCGACGTCGACATCAAATTCCGCGCCCTGCCCTTCACCCCACCGGTGAAGCTGTACCTCCTCAACGGCACGGAGGCGCTGATCGCGTACTACCGGGTGACCCGGCGCGAGGAGTCCACCGACAGCGGCACCCTCGAGATGTACGACGTCCTGGGCACTGAATCCCTCCTGTTCTCCTTCGACACCACGGCCGGCCCGCGCGACGCCGCGTTCGTGGAGGAATCCCAGAAGTGGTTCGACGCCCTCTGGGAAACCATCACCACGGACCTGACACTCTCCTAG
- a CDS encoding HAD family hydrolase, translating to MTSDTQQTQQALPAPPVTETEAADLREVIRQARVVLWDFDGPICRLFAGHSAESVAEGLVRWLEGRGLHGLLTESERESLDPHVVLRAVDRRHQGSDLVTELEERLTQEELKATSTAMPTPYADPLIRTLRARGLRLAITTNNSPRVVDTYLDTRGLTSCFAPHIYGRTQELRHLKPHPHCLNRALRAMGSAPDTALMIGDTPSDFLAAREAGVPFLGYARNERKEKTLRGAGATRVVNSLEPVLQAARQT from the coding sequence GTGACCTCTGATACGCAGCAGACTCAACAGGCGCTTCCCGCGCCCCCCGTCACCGAGACCGAGGCGGCGGATCTGCGGGAAGTGATCAGGCAGGCGCGGGTCGTCCTGTGGGACTTCGACGGGCCCATCTGTCGCCTCTTCGCCGGTCACTCGGCGGAGAGCGTGGCCGAGGGGCTGGTGCGGTGGCTCGAAGGCCGGGGGCTGCACGGCCTGCTCACGGAGTCCGAGCGGGAGTCGCTCGACCCGCACGTCGTGCTGCGCGCGGTGGATCGCCGGCACCAGGGCAGCGACCTGGTCACGGAGTTGGAGGAACGCCTCACCCAGGAGGAGCTGAAGGCCACGTCCACGGCGATGCCCACGCCCTACGCGGACCCCCTGATACGCACGCTGAGGGCCCGTGGCCTGCGCCTGGCGATCACCACCAACAACTCCCCGCGGGTGGTCGACACCTACCTCGACACCCGCGGCCTCACCTCCTGCTTCGCCCCCCACATCTACGGCCGCACGCAGGAGCTGCGTCACCTCAAGCCGCACCCGCACTGTCTGAACCGCGCCCTGCGCGCCATGGGCTCCGCGCCCGACACCGCCCTGATGATCGGCGACACCCCCTCGGACTTCCTGGCCGCCCGGGAGGCGGGCGTGCCCTTCCTCGGCTACGCGCGTAACGAGCGCAAGGAGAAGACGCTCAGGGGCGCGGGCGCGACCCGGGTCGTGAACTCGCTGGAGCCGGTGCTGCAGGCGGCCCGCCAGACCTGA
- a CDS encoding winged helix-turn-helix domain-containing protein: MEAQQSGGDGGGREFQRVADELRARMTDGTYPLHAFLPSQRDLAEEFGVSRDTVQRVLRELVNEGWIESRQGSGSRVVKTQRIQSSTPRATRQRHGATLGPLLSEAFEQPEVTLDAYTLTSESLDAHIRLQAERILGGSIAPERIGLRMILPSEDLHVPYPRVRDDKEDPRLRDRLHDITNRHTESLRGVLKALKTEKHVESVDVQIRHAPLTPAFKLYLFNGAEALLGPYEVIQRQIELESGEEITALDVLGLGATLTHHVKDADPNSSGTVFVDSWQAWFDSVWNLLAE, encoded by the coding sequence GTGGAGGCGCAGCAGAGTGGTGGTGACGGCGGCGGCCGGGAGTTCCAGCGGGTCGCCGACGAACTGCGCGCCCGGATGACGGACGGCACCTATCCACTGCACGCCTTCCTGCCGTCCCAGCGCGATCTGGCCGAGGAGTTCGGCGTCTCCCGGGACACGGTCCAGCGTGTGCTGCGCGAGCTGGTCAACGAGGGCTGGATCGAGTCCCGGCAGGGCAGCGGGTCCCGGGTGGTCAAGACGCAGCGGATCCAGTCGTCAACGCCCAGGGCGACCCGGCAGCGGCACGGAGCGACGCTGGGGCCGCTGCTCAGTGAGGCCTTCGAACAGCCCGAAGTCACCCTGGACGCCTACACGCTGACGTCCGAGTCCCTGGACGCGCACATCCGGCTGCAGGCCGAGCGGATCCTCGGAGGCTCCATCGCGCCGGAGCGCATCGGCCTTCGGATGATCCTGCCCTCCGAGGATCTGCACGTGCCCTATCCGAGGGTGCGGGACGACAAGGAGGACCCCAGGCTCCGGGATCGCCTGCACGACATCACCAACCGGCACACGGAATCGCTGCGCGGGGTACTGAAGGCGCTGAAGACGGAGAAACACGTGGAGTCTGTCGACGTCCAGATCCGGCACGCGCCGCTGACGCCGGCGTTCAAGCTCTACCTCTTCAACGGCGCGGAGGCGCTGCTCGGGCCGTACGAGGTGATTCAGCGGCAGATCGAGCTGGAGTCCGGCGAGGAGATCACCGCCCTCGACGTGCTCGGCCTGGGCGCCACGCTCACTCATCATGTGAAGGACGCGGACCCGAATTCGTCGGGCACCGTGTTCGTCGACAGCTGGCAGGCGTGGTTCGACTCCGTATGGAACCTTCTCGCCGAATAG
- a CDS encoding aminoglycoside phosphotransferase family protein, with amino-acid sequence MKESSGHHNRNYVLPLTEGVARLVGREAGTSVIVRIRRSDALPVVIRTWQDEADILDAVHGALPHAPECLLKTPGYAIHSHVEGVPLSTICGNGKPVDTLLMKALAGLLARMTQVRRAALPDLPGSWPANHSDSQAFLKTLAHLADEQIRKPNWREFGGLFKALGIADDALLRLAERVPAMTRRPYSLLHADLHRDNLIVSYDGAPPLVCVDWELATYGDPLHDLATHLVRMQYPDHQWDEVVNAWEEAMQELRPSAVKGRAKDLRHYVAFERAQSVYPDVMRAARSLQESFTQKSMDEATAEVRRALQTAAEPLRLRNVPAKDEIASALFRWLASRGDGGVSGRHWIAKATAWQPDPRLPENPLFPASAVREALLAEGAAPADRVFKGTAHLNSVVWVRDMPTPVVVRRKLRNVSRREPSYLSEHAVLRAIQESRVRVAAPKVLALGESYPDDAFSIHTYVGTRIDQPPSHPVNGLLPHEADALIDQLCQLTGVDHTFVDPHAGRLDFYEWLKEQLVGLVRNLPKESLQLARTLGLPDEWRLREILSRHRVSHRAPALLHGDLNPWNLVRRNDELALTIIDWEMALVGDPLYDLVRHMHLTPTRPEIRTRMFRRWEEKLPKRYTSDWNKDWSVYRWIEIVRSAYIDLDRLATRASLDAPNVRRAVDSYAGTLAAATASLGLPVSRTANPYLARALA; translated from the coding sequence ATGAAGGAATCCAGCGGCCATCACAATCGCAACTATGTGCTACCCCTGACGGAGGGAGTGGCCCGGCTGGTGGGCCGGGAGGCCGGCACGTCGGTGATCGTGCGCATCCGCCGCTCCGACGCGCTGCCCGTGGTGATCAGGACCTGGCAGGACGAGGCGGACATCCTCGACGCCGTGCACGGCGCCCTGCCGCACGCGCCCGAGTGTCTGCTCAAGACGCCGGGCTACGCCATCCACAGCCATGTGGAAGGAGTGCCGCTCTCCACGATCTGCGGAAACGGTAAGCCTGTCGACACCCTGCTGATGAAGGCGCTGGCCGGGCTGCTGGCGCGGATGACCCAGGTGCGCCGGGCGGCGCTGCCGGACCTGCCGGGTTCCTGGCCCGCCAACCACAGCGACAGCCAGGCCTTCCTGAAGACCCTCGCCCATCTCGCCGACGAACAGATCCGCAAGCCCAACTGGCGTGAGTTCGGCGGTCTGTTCAAGGCGCTGGGCATCGCCGACGACGCCCTGCTCCGGCTGGCCGAGCGAGTGCCCGCGATGACGCGGCGGCCGTACAGCCTGCTCCACGCGGACCTGCACCGGGACAACCTGATCGTCTCCTACGACGGCGCGCCGCCGCTCGTCTGCGTCGACTGGGAGCTGGCCACCTACGGCGACCCCCTGCACGACCTCGCCACCCACCTGGTGCGCATGCAGTACCCCGACCACCAGTGGGACGAGGTCGTCAACGCGTGGGAGGAGGCCATGCAGGAGCTGCGGCCCAGCGCGGTCAAGGGCCGGGCCAAGGATCTGCGCCACTACGTCGCGTTCGAGCGGGCGCAGTCCGTCTACCCGGACGTGATGCGGGCCGCCCGGTCGCTGCAGGAGTCGTTCACGCAGAAGAGCATGGACGAGGCCACCGCCGAGGTCCGCCGGGCGCTGCAGACGGCGGCGGAGCCGCTGCGGCTGAGGAACGTCCCGGCGAAGGACGAGATCGCCAGCGCCCTCTTCCGCTGGCTGGCGTCGCGGGGCGACGGAGGGGTCAGCGGCCGGCACTGGATCGCGAAGGCCACCGCCTGGCAGCCGGACCCGCGGCTGCCCGAGAACCCTCTCTTCCCGGCGTCCGCCGTGCGGGAGGCCCTGCTCGCGGAGGGGGCCGCGCCCGCGGACCGGGTGTTCAAGGGGACCGCGCATCTCAACTCGGTGGTCTGGGTGCGGGACATGCCCACCCCCGTCGTCGTGCGGCGCAAGCTGCGCAACGTCTCACGGCGCGAGCCGAGCTACCTGAGCGAGCACGCCGTCCTGCGGGCCATCCAGGAGTCCCGGGTGCGGGTGGCCGCGCCGAAGGTCCTGGCGCTGGGCGAGAGCTACCCGGACGACGCCTTCAGCATCCACACCTACGTCGGCACCCGTATCGACCAGCCGCCGAGCCATCCCGTCAACGGTCTGCTCCCGCACGAGGCGGACGCGCTCATCGACCAGCTGTGCCAACTGACGGGCGTGGACCATACGTTCGTCGACCCGCATGCCGGGCGGCTCGACTTCTACGAGTGGCTGAAGGAGCAACTCGTCGGCCTGGTGCGCAACCTGCCGAAGGAGTCCCTGCAACTGGCCCGCACGCTGGGGCTGCCCGACGAGTGGCGGCTGCGGGAGATCCTGTCCAGGCACCGGGTGAGCCACCGGGCGCCGGCCCTGCTGCACGGCGACCTCAACCCGTGGAACCTGGTGCGCCGCAACGACGAGCTGGCCCTGACCATCATCGACTGGGAGATGGCCCTGGTCGGTGACCCGCTCTACGACCTGGTCCGGCACATGCACCTGACCCCGACCCGGCCGGAGATCCGCACGCGGATGTTCCGGCGGTGGGAGGAGAAACTACCGAAGCGGTACACGAGCGACTGGAACAAGGACTGGTCTGTCTACCGCTGGATCGAGATCGTCCGCTCCGCGTACATCGACCTCGACCGGCTCGCCACCCGCGCAAGCCTGGACGCCCCCAACGTCCGCCGAGCCGTCGACTCCTACGCCGGCACCCTCGCCGCCGCCACCGCCTCCCTGGGCCTCCCGGTATCAAGAACAGCAAACCCCTACCTGGCCCGAGCCTTGGCCTAG
- a CDS encoding TetR family transcriptional regulator, protein MSETGLRERKRQRMFQAVSDVAVRLFIERGFDAVSVAEIAAAAEISKPTLFRYFPAKEDLVLHRLADHEQEAARVVTAAHAEGVAPLPALRRHFLDGLAAEDPVTGLNDHPGVRAFYDLLYGTPSLVARLYGYLQRSEAALAEALAQVLGGSVGDDRSDALDARLAAGQIVAVRRILAEENWRRISAGERLEDVREDAVAEAERAFAVLGAGLPRLT, encoded by the coding sequence ATGAGTGAGACCGGGCTGCGTGAGCGCAAGCGGCAGCGGATGTTCCAGGCCGTGTCGGACGTCGCCGTCCGGCTCTTCATCGAGCGCGGGTTCGACGCGGTGTCCGTGGCGGAGATCGCCGCCGCCGCCGAGATCTCCAAGCCGACCCTGTTCCGGTACTTCCCGGCCAAGGAGGACCTGGTCCTGCACCGGCTCGCCGATCACGAGCAGGAGGCGGCGCGGGTCGTCACCGCGGCGCACGCCGAGGGAGTCGCGCCGCTGCCCGCCCTGCGCCGGCACTTCCTCGACGGTCTGGCCGCCGAGGACCCCGTCACCGGGCTCAACGACCACCCCGGCGTCCGCGCCTTCTACGACCTCCTCTACGGCACTCCGTCACTGGTCGCCCGGCTGTACGGCTACCTCCAGCGCTCGGAGGCCGCCCTCGCCGAGGCCCTCGCTCAGGTGCTCGGCGGCTCGGTCGGGGACGACCGGTCCGACGCCCTCGACGCCCGGTTGGCGGCCGGTCAGATCGTCGCCGTACGGCGGATCCTCGCCGAGGAGAACTGGCGGCGGATCTCGGCGGGGGAGCGGCTGGAGGACGTCCGGGAGGACGCGGTGGCGGAGGCGGAGCGGGCGTTCGCCGTGCTGGGAGCGGGCCTGCCGCGGCTGACCTGA